The window TTTGCCTTTCTGCGTTTTGCCGTCAACCCGCTTTCGCCGGGCAGATTTTGAAGGGCGAGTAGCACGACGCACCTTCTGCACCTTAACTGCTTCCTGTATCAACTCCTTCAGGCGTTCGAGTGCATCCTCCTTATTCAACTCCAGGGTGCGGAACGACTGTGCCTTGATCACGATTACGCCGTCCTTGCTTATACGCTGATCCTGAAGCGCCATCAGGCGCTCCTTGTAGATCGGGGGTAAAGCGGAGTTCAGTATATCAAAGCGCAGGTGCACGGCCGAAGCCACCTTATTGACATTCTGGCCACCGGCACCCTGAGCCCGGATCTGGGTAATTTCCAGCTCCCAGTCAGCTATTTCAACAGCATTGGATATTTTCAGCATGGTGCAAGGATAACAAATCTGACAAACCGTAACCTGACATCGAGGTAAATCAGTAATACAGTTGACTGAAAGGACATCGGCTCAGGATTTTGCATGCTTCAATCTCTCAGATATGCCTTCATGTTGGTTTGCCTGGCCCTTGTAATGACCGGCTGCGCGAGCAATCAGAATTTACAGTCCGGTATCTCTTCCTACGAGTACTCACCCGCCGAATCGGCACCGGGCTCGGCGAAGGCTGAAAAACTGTGGCAGACTTTCGAACGCTATGAGGGTGCGCCTTATCAGTATGGTGGCACCACAGCACGCGGCTTCGACTGCTCAGGTTTTATCACTACGGCCTTTCGTGAGGGGCTGGGACAGCAACTGCCGCGCACAACATCGCAAATGCTGCGCCACGGAGATGTGGTTCATCCCCGAGACGTCAAGCCCGGCGATATCGTGTTCTTCAGAATCGCCGGGAAAGATCAGCATGCAGGGATCTATATGGGAGACGACCGTTTTATCCACGCGTCCACATCTTCCGGTGTGATCATGTCGGAATTGAACGGTTACTACTGGAAGGACCGGTTCTCTGGCGCAAGGCGGTTTGATTAAAGCTTTCGGTTAATACTACAAGCCACCATTGAAGGCCAGATGAAGCGCTATGGCGGCCATCATCGTGCCAATAATGCCGTCGATAAACCGCCAGGCCAACGGGCTTGACAGCACCGGAGCCAATGCAGACCCACCCCATGCGAGTAGACCAAACCACAAAACAGACGCACTGCCAGCGCCCGCCACAAAAGTAGTTGCGTTTTCCTGCTGTGCACCCACCGCCGGAACCAATAGCAGGGTATCGAGATACACCTGAGGATTCAGTAAGGTAACCGCCAGCGTCGTAAACAGTACACCTTTCAAACTACGCCGTGACACCTCTCTGGTTTCAAGAGCAGCCCTGCCCCGGCCGGCCCGCACAAATGCCTGGACAGCCAGCCACCCAAGAAAAACCACACCCAGCCAACGCAGTATTTCCAGTGCCTGCGGCATGGCCATCAGCGCAGCGCTCACCCCGAACATCCCCAGCGTAAAAAGAGACACATCCGCTACCATGCACAAGCCGGCAGCCCACCAGTGATGCTCACGGCGAATCGACTGGCTCAGCACGTAGGCGTTCTGCGCCCCAATAGCAACAATAAGACCGCCCGAGACAATCAAACCTGTCAGGTAACTTTCAAGCACTGCATTCAGCTCCTTTTTTGATGCCGCAAGAATAGCCGCTTGCAGCTATACTTAAAATTCATATTCATAATGATGTATAAGTTTTACTTATGATTGACTATAAATTGCTGGAAGCCCTGGCCACCGTTATCGAGACTGGTGGTTTTGAGCGCGCAGGCGCTGTGCTCGGGCTGAGTCAGTCCGCTGTTTCTCAGCGCATCCGCACCCTCGAGGTTCGCACCGGGCAACCCGTTCTGTTACGCAGCCCGGTGCCCAGAGCAACGCCGGCCGGGCAACAGTTGCTGAACCACGTTCAGCAGGTTCAGCTTCTCGAACGGGATCTGGCGAAATCACTCCCGACTCTTTCCGAGCCAGCCGCACGACTACGCATTGCCATCAATGCCGACAGCCTCGCAACCTGGTGGGCTGACGCCATTGGGGGGTTCTGTAATGACGAATCACTCTTGCTCGACATGGTGGTTGAAGATCAGGACATCGCACTGCGACGAATGCGCGAGGGTGACGTTGCTGCCTGCCTGTGCAGCAATCCGCAGCCTGTAGCAGGGGCCCGCTGCGTTCCACTTGGGACCATGACTTATCTGCCGCTGGCGACGCCCTCATACAAAGCCAGGTATTTCAGCCAGGGCTTTAATGAACAAAGCCTGAAGTCAGCACCGGTGATTGTGTTCGGTCCAAACGATCAGCTGCAACATCGGTTTCTGGCCCGGAGCGGATACCACGGTGCCTTCCCGTACCATTTATGCCCTTCATCTGAAGGCTTCGTGAAACTGGCGCTGGCCGGCATGGGTTATGGCATGATTCCGGAAATACAGGCCAGGAGGGAAATACAGGCAGGACAACTTGTCAGTATAGCTCCGGACCAGTCACTGGATGTGGAACTTTACTGGCACTTCTGGCGCAACAGCGGAAGTACTATGGAACGGCTGACAGCCGCATTGAAAGCAGCATCCCCCTAGC is drawn from Marinobacter sp. ANT_B65 and contains these coding sequences:
- the arfB gene encoding alternative ribosome rescue aminoacyl-tRNA hydrolase ArfB; translation: MLKISNAVEIADWELEITQIRAQGAGGQNVNKVASAVHLRFDILNSALPPIYKERLMALQDQRISKDGVIVIKAQSFRTLELNKEDALERLKELIQEAVKVQKVRRATRPSKSARRKRVDGKTQKGKTKALRGKVQV
- a CDS encoding C40 family peptidase; this encodes MLQSLRYAFMLVCLALVMTGCASNQNLQSGISSYEYSPAESAPGSAKAEKLWQTFERYEGAPYQYGGTTARGFDCSGFITTAFREGLGQQLPRTTSQMLRHGDVVHPRDVKPGDIVFFRIAGKDQHAGIYMGDDRFIHASTSSGVIMSELNGYYWKDRFSGARRFD
- a CDS encoding LysE/ArgO family amino acid transporter codes for the protein MLESYLTGLIVSGGLIVAIGAQNAYVLSQSIRREHHWWAAGLCMVADVSLFTLGMFGVSAALMAMPQALEILRWLGVVFLGWLAVQAFVRAGRGRAALETREVSRRSLKGVLFTTLAVTLLNPQVYLDTLLLVPAVGAQQENATTFVAGAGSASVLWFGLLAWGGSALAPVLSSPLAWRFIDGIIGTMMAAIALHLAFNGGL
- a CDS encoding LysR family transcriptional regulator ArgP; this translates as MIDYKLLEALATVIETGGFERAGAVLGLSQSAVSQRIRTLEVRTGQPVLLRSPVPRATPAGQQLLNHVQQVQLLERDLAKSLPTLSEPAARLRIAINADSLATWWADAIGGFCNDESLLLDMVVEDQDIALRRMREGDVAACLCSNPQPVAGARCVPLGTMTYLPLATPSYKARYFSQGFNEQSLKSAPVIVFGPNDQLQHRFLARSGYHGAFPYHLCPSSEGFVKLALAGMGYGMIPEIQARREIQAGQLVSIAPDQSLDVELYWHFWRNSGSTMERLTAALKAASP